A window of the Petrotoga sp. 9PWA.NaAc.5.4 genome harbors these coding sequences:
- a CDS encoding flagellar motor protein MotB yields MPKKKKTEHLPAKWLTTFSDMTTLLLTMFIALFSMATISPGKFQQAVLSLQSAFQGQPIGILVGGKSISEEPLITSNPGIRQELLKIVEDERYKGKITIEETDKGTIISMKDIAFFRSGSAELTAEAKELLYKIGTIIIEHTSNAIEIYGFTDDVPVLPTSVYPSNWHLSAARAASVVNFFTVELKNRRMIERMGEINQGLFNIDFFYNPQRFYPIGLGETGIRKEIDSLRAEIDSKKSLISRQFQNGEISAAEFQQIQQELENEFQRKLQELRNQYRRIDILILRQRVR; encoded by the coding sequence ATGCCTAAAAAGAAGAAAACTGAGCATCTTCCAGCAAAATGGTTGACTACTTTTAGCGACATGACCACGTTACTTTTAACGATGTTTATAGCATTATTTTCTATGGCTACGATTTCACCTGGTAAATTTCAACAAGCAGTCTTAAGTTTGCAAAGTGCTTTTCAAGGGCAACCCATAGGAATTTTGGTGGGTGGAAAGAGCATTTCAGAAGAACCTTTGATCACTTCAAATCCTGGAATTAGACAGGAATTGTTAAAAATTGTTGAAGATGAAAGGTATAAAGGAAAAATAACTATTGAGGAAACCGATAAAGGGACGATAATATCTATGAAAGATATTGCCTTTTTCAGGTCAGGGAGTGCAGAATTAACGGCAGAAGCTAAAGAATTGTTGTATAAAATTGGAACCATTATTATTGAACATACTTCAAATGCGATAGAAATTTATGGATTTACAGATGATGTCCCAGTTCTTCCCACAAGTGTTTACCCTTCTAATTGGCATTTAAGTGCTGCAAGGGCGGCAAGTGTAGTGAATTTTTTTACGGTAGAATTAAAAAATAGAAGAATGATAGAAAGAATGGGTGAGATTAATCAAGGACTTTTCAATATTGATTTTTTCTACAATCCACAGAGATTTTATCCTATAGGATTAGGAGAAACTGGAATAAGGAAAGAGATAGACAGCTTAAGAGCAGAAATTGACTCTAAAAAGTCTTTAATTTCTCGTCAATTTCAAAATGGAGAAATATCGGCTGCTGAGTTTCAACAAATTCAACAAGAACTTGAAAATGAATTTCAAAGGAAGCTTCAAGAATTAAGAAATCAATATCGTAGAATAGATATTCTTATTTTAAGGCAAAGGGTCCGTTAA
- the fliL gene encoding flagellar basal body-associated protein FliL, translated as MNNEENEILEEKNKKKSSNFITTLILVIVVALGVSAITSFFIVRLLTSNLGQTGRASSQVKSDMPIRVTLIMEGSRYPMMLKGGYDIAIIDSLHLTVASSDARDKISIYRMEILEAIRMIFMNKTRAEISTPQGLELTKRQIRDTVNEIIGYTGERSNLGVTNVVLIVLTITAAQ; from the coding sequence TTGAATAATGAAGAAAATGAAATTTTAGAAGAAAAGAATAAAAAAAAGAGTTCTAATTTTATTACTACTTTGATATTGGTAATAGTAGTAGCTTTAGGTGTTTCAGCAATAACTTCTTTTTTTATAGTTCGTCTATTAACTTCAAACCTTGGTCAAACAGGAAGAGCTTCCTCTCAAGTCAAATCAGATATGCCAATAAGGGTAACTTTAATTATGGAAGGTTCACGTTATCCAATGATGTTAAAAGGGGGATACGATATAGCTATTATAGATTCTTTGCATCTTACTGTGGCAAGTAGTGATGCTCGAGATAAAATTAGCATCTATCGTATGGAAATATTGGAAGCTATTAGAATGATTTTTATGAATAAAACTCGGGCAGAAATATCTACTCCTCAAGGTTTAGAATTAACTAAAAGACAGATTAGGGATACAGTAAATGAAATTATTGGATATACTGGGGAACGTAGTAATTTAGGAGTAACAAATGTTGTTTTAATCGTGCTAACTATTACTGCTGCTCAATAG
- the fliM gene encoding flagellar motor switch protein FliM, whose amino-acid sequence MSNEEMLSQEEIDNILKSMALGESAEDIFKEYETEERRIREYDFRRPMKFSREQLRTLQLVHENFARELSTYLSGRCRTFVDVKYASVDQITFSEFQKSLSSPTFMAVFSADVFSGSSIFQMGLDIGYVIIDRLLGGTGSVLEELRTPTELEMNILRKETAVILRTLSRSWMNIEEFEATLENLETNPQFVQVASSNEMTILITLSVTIKDVQGFVNLCFPSSTLEPLTDKLSTRMWTKVYKRQEITRENLKQILLLSKLKLTAILGRTTLTLNDILNMEVGDVIRTDSFFNEPIDIEIQGEKVFKAQIGKIKGFYSVKILKKDKELLEKILVEESIKDQLKKQEDTENVKSKELKENA is encoded by the coding sequence ATGTCAAACGAAGAAATGCTTTCTCAAGAAGAGATAGATAATATATTAAAGTCGATGGCTTTAGGAGAGTCCGCTGAAGATATATTTAAAGAATACGAGACAGAAGAAAGAAGAATAAGAGAGTACGATTTTAGAAGGCCAATGAAATTTTCAAGAGAGCAGCTTCGAACACTGCAATTAGTTCATGAAAATTTTGCAAGAGAGCTTTCAACATATTTGTCAGGAAGATGTAGAACTTTTGTTGACGTGAAATACGCAAGTGTAGATCAAATAACTTTCTCGGAATTTCAGAAATCTCTCAGTTCTCCAACATTTATGGCCGTTTTTTCTGCAGACGTTTTTTCTGGAAGCTCTATTTTTCAAATGGGATTAGATATTGGATATGTAATCATAGATAGGTTATTGGGCGGGACCGGAAGTGTATTAGAAGAGTTAAGAACTCCAACTGAGTTAGAAATGAATATTTTGAGAAAAGAAACTGCGGTAATATTAAGGACTCTTTCAAGGTCATGGATGAACATAGAGGAATTTGAAGCAACATTAGAAAATTTAGAAACTAATCCACAATTTGTTCAAGTCGCTTCGTCAAATGAGATGACAATTCTTATTACTTTATCAGTTACAATAAAAGATGTTCAAGGATTTGTAAATTTATGTTTTCCTTCTTCAACTTTGGAACCATTGACAGATAAATTGTCAACTCGTATGTGGACAAAAGTTTATAAACGTCAAGAAATAACAAGAGAAAATTTAAAGCAAATTTTGTTATTGTCAAAATTAAAATTGACGGCCATTCTTGGAAGGACCACATTAACTTTAAACGATATTTTGAATATGGAAGTCGGAGATGTGATACGTACCGATTCTTTTTTTAACGAACCGATTGATATAGAAATCCAAGGAGAAAAGGTTTTTAAAGCTCAAATAGGTAAAATTAAAGGATTCTATAGTGTAAAAATATTAAAAAAGGATAAAGAATTATTAGAAAAAATTTTGGTTGAAGAAAGTATTAAAGATCAACTAAAAAAACAAGAAGATACGGAAAATGTAAAATCAAAGGAGTTGAAAGAAAATGCCTGA